In Ilumatobacter fluminis, the following proteins share a genomic window:
- a CDS encoding phosphotransferase family protein, which produces MQGINHDRVSAWLADHIDGAQPPFEFSLITGGRSNLTFAVVDGNGRKLVLRRPPTGHVLATAHDMAREHRIISAVGKSGVPVPTTLGLCTDESVNDAPFYVMDYVDGQVLDSPEKADLLPVELREPASHHLIDVLADLHAVDIDEIGLGDLARREGYIERQLKRWSTQWANSKTRDLPVVDEVATRLAADVPEQQGVSIAHGDYRFGNCLVDTAAGRVAAVLDWELCTLGDPLADVGYLGVYWVKGDGEGRHNDPSSAPGFPAYEDLVARYAERTGRDVSRIDYYVAFSHWRLAVISEGVYARYLHGAMGDQADETALELFKVATEDLATKARDALDRLDA; this is translated from the coding sequence GTGCAGGGCATCAACCACGACCGCGTCTCCGCCTGGCTCGCCGATCACATCGACGGCGCCCAGCCTCCCTTCGAGTTCTCGCTGATCACCGGTGGTCGGTCGAACCTGACCTTCGCCGTGGTCGACGGCAACGGCCGCAAGCTCGTGCTGCGCCGACCGCCGACCGGCCACGTGCTCGCCACCGCCCACGACATGGCACGCGAGCATCGCATCATCTCCGCCGTCGGCAAGTCCGGCGTGCCGGTGCCCACGACGCTCGGGCTGTGCACCGACGAGTCCGTGAACGACGCTCCGTTCTACGTGATGGACTATGTCGACGGTCAGGTGCTCGACTCGCCCGAAAAGGCCGATCTGCTGCCCGTCGAGCTGCGGGAACCGGCCAGCCACCATCTCATCGACGTGCTCGCCGACCTGCACGCCGTCGACATCGACGAGATCGGCCTGGGCGATCTGGCCCGCCGCGAGGGGTACATCGAGCGCCAGCTCAAGCGGTGGTCGACGCAGTGGGCGAACTCGAAGACCCGGGACCTCCCGGTGGTCGACGAGGTGGCGACCCGGCTCGCCGCCGACGTGCCCGAACAGCAGGGCGTGTCGATCGCCCACGGCGACTACCGGTTCGGCAACTGCCTGGTCGACACCGCCGCCGGTCGCGTCGCCGCCGTGCTCGACTGGGAGCTGTGCACCCTCGGTGACCCGCTCGCCGACGTCGGCTACCTCGGCGTCTACTGGGTGAAGGGCGACGGTGAGGGTCGTCACAACGACCCGTCGAGTGCTCCCGGCTTCCCCGCCTACGAAGACCTCGTCGCCCGCTACGCCGAGCGGACGGGTCGCGACGTCTCCCGAATCGACTACTACGTCGCCTTCTCGCACTGGCGGCTCGCCGTGATCAGCGAGGGGGTCTACGCCCGGTACCTGCACGGTGCGATGGGCGACCAGGCCGACGAGACCGCCCTCGAGCTCTTCAAGGTGGCCACCGAGGACTTGGCGACGAAGGCACGCGACGCCCTCGACCGTCTCGACGCCTGA
- a CDS encoding metal-sensitive transcriptional regulator: protein MANPGYHDDKAKILARLKRVEGQVRGLQRMVENDTYCIDVLTQVSAATRALQSVAVELVDDHLRHCVSNAVQSDDPGEADRIITEATNAIERLVKS from the coding sequence ATGGCCAATCCCGGATACCACGACGACAAGGCGAAGATCCTCGCCCGACTGAAGCGTGTCGAAGGACAAGTCCGCGGACTCCAGCGGATGGTCGAGAACGACACGTATTGCATCGACGTCCTCACCCAGGTGTCCGCGGCCACACGCGCCCTGCAGTCGGTCGCCGTCGAACTCGTCGACGACCACCTCCGCCACTGCGTGAGCAATGCCGTGCAGTCCGACGATCCCGGTGAAGCCGACCGCATCATCACCGAAGCAACCAACGCCATCGAAAGGCTGGTCAAGTCATGA
- a CDS encoding heavy-metal-associated domain-containing protein, translating to MSATLTFNVPGMTCGHCETAVKNEVGHVPGVTAVAVDLDTKDVTVTGTDLDRDAIVAAIDEAGYDVA from the coding sequence ATGAGCGCCACCCTCACCTTCAACGTCCCCGGCATGACCTGCGGCCACTGCGAAACGGCCGTCAAGAACGAGGTCGGACACGTTCCGGGCGTCACGGCGGTCGCCGTCGACCTCGATACCAAGGACGTCACCGTGACTGGCACCGATCTCGACCGCGACGCGATCGTCGCCGCCATCGATGAAGCCGGCTACGACGTCGCCTGA
- a CDS encoding heavy metal translocating P-type ATPase has protein sequence MKPATTSPDRPAAETSADTGAVDLDVTGMTCAACAARIERKLNKLDGVSASVNYATERAHITLADRSVDVAELIATIEATGYGAHEPDPAADEPDRAAELRRRLVVAVVLGLPVLLLSMIPALQFDGWQWVALVLATPVATWSAWPFHRAMALNLRHRSATMDTLVSIGVIAAYLWSLWALLFTSAGEIGMEMSMSMDVGATGEPHIYLEVASTVVAFILAGRYFEARAKRRSGDALRALLDLGAKDVAVLDDGVERRIPVEQLAVGDRFVVRPGEKVATDGVIVEGASAIDRSLVTGESLPVDVVVGDAVTGATVNTDGRLVVEATRVGSDTQLAQMAKLVEDAQSGKAPVQRLADRVSAVFVPIVVVLAIATLVVWLIATGDAERSFAAAVSVLIIACPCALGLATPTALLVGTGRGAQLGILIKGPEILEQTRQVDTIVLDKTGTVTTGEMTLVDVRPATDVSPQALLEVAAALESASEHPIARAIVAGAAQRDTTVASVDDFVNLPGSGVTGSVDGVRYEIGRPSVDVEIGAGQTVVELRRGAEVLGHLAVADAPKATSAAAVARFRDLGLEPVLLTGDNAATARSVADEVGIDEVRAEVLPADKVAVVSELQGAGRTVAMVGDGVNDAAALAQADLGISMGSGTDVAIEASDLTLVRDDLTAAADAIRLSRRTLATIKGNLFWAFAYNVIAIPVAMSGRLSPAIAGAAMAFSSVFVVTNSLRLRRFEPA, from the coding sequence ATGAAGCCGGCTACGACGTCGCCTGATCGGCCCGCCGCCGAGACGTCCGCCGATACCGGCGCCGTCGACCTCGACGTGACCGGCATGACGTGCGCCGCCTGTGCGGCGCGCATCGAGCGCAAGCTCAACAAGCTCGACGGTGTCAGCGCCTCGGTCAACTACGCGACCGAGCGTGCACACATCACCCTCGCCGATCGCTCGGTCGACGTGGCCGAACTGATCGCCACCATCGAGGCGACCGGATACGGTGCCCACGAACCCGACCCGGCGGCCGACGAACCCGACCGCGCGGCCGAACTCCGCCGTCGGCTGGTCGTCGCGGTCGTGCTCGGACTGCCGGTGCTGCTGCTCTCGATGATCCCGGCGCTGCAGTTCGACGGCTGGCAGTGGGTCGCCCTCGTGCTCGCGACGCCGGTCGCCACGTGGTCGGCGTGGCCGTTCCACCGGGCGATGGCGCTCAATCTCCGCCATCGCAGCGCCACGATGGACACGCTGGTGTCGATCGGCGTGATCGCCGCGTACCTCTGGTCGCTCTGGGCGCTCCTCTTCACCTCAGCCGGCGAGATCGGCATGGAGATGTCGATGTCGATGGACGTCGGTGCCACCGGTGAACCCCACATCTATCTCGAGGTCGCCTCCACGGTCGTCGCATTCATCCTGGCGGGTCGCTACTTCGAGGCGAGGGCGAAGCGCCGCTCAGGCGACGCGCTCCGTGCCCTGCTCGACCTCGGCGCCAAGGATGTCGCGGTCCTCGACGACGGTGTGGAGCGTCGCATCCCGGTCGAGCAGCTGGCCGTCGGCGACCGGTTCGTCGTGCGCCCCGGCGAGAAGGTGGCGACCGACGGTGTGATCGTCGAGGGCGCATCAGCGATCGACCGATCGCTCGTCACCGGCGAGAGCCTGCCCGTCGACGTGGTCGTCGGCGACGCCGTCACCGGGGCGACCGTCAACACCGACGGACGACTCGTCGTCGAGGCCACCCGTGTCGGCAGTGACACCCAACTCGCCCAGATGGCGAAGCTGGTCGAAGACGCTCAATCGGGCAAGGCGCCCGTCCAACGGCTGGCCGACCGCGTCTCGGCCGTGTTCGTGCCGATCGTGGTCGTGCTCGCGATCGCGACGCTCGTCGTCTGGCTGATCGCCACCGGCGACGCCGAGCGGTCGTTCGCCGCCGCCGTGTCGGTGCTCATCATCGCCTGTCCGTGTGCGCTCGGGTTGGCGACGCCGACGGCGTTGCTGGTGGGTACCGGCCGCGGCGCCCAGCTCGGGATCCTGATCAAGGGACCGGAGATCCTCGAGCAGACGCGACAGGTCGACACGATCGTGCTCGACAAGACCGGCACCGTCACGACCGGGGAGATGACCCTCGTCGACGTTCGCCCGGCGACCGACGTGTCGCCCCAGGCGCTGCTCGAGGTGGCGGCGGCCCTCGAGTCGGCCAGCGAGCACCCGATCGCCCGGGCCATCGTCGCCGGGGCCGCCCAGCGCGACACGACCGTCGCGTCGGTCGACGACTTCGTGAACCTGCCCGGTTCCGGCGTGACCGGCTCGGTCGACGGTGTCCGGTACGAGATCGGCCGTCCGTCGGTCGACGTCGAGATCGGTGCCGGACAGACCGTCGTCGAGCTCCGGCGTGGCGCCGAGGTACTCGGCCACCTCGCCGTGGCCGATGCTCCCAAGGCGACGTCGGCGGCCGCTGTGGCCCGGTTCCGCGACCTCGGGCTCGAACCGGTGCTGCTCACGGGCGACAACGCGGCGACGGCCCGGTCGGTCGCCGACGAGGTCGGCATCGACGAGGTGCGGGCCGAGGTCCTCCCCGCCGACAAGGTCGCAGTCGTGTCCGAATTGCAGGGCGCAGGCCGAACCGTCGCCATGGTCGGTGACGGTGTCAACGACGCGGCGGCCCTTGCCCAGGCCGATCTCGGCATCTCGATGGGCAGTGGCACCGACGTCGCCATCGAGGCGAGCGACCTCACCCTGGTCCGCGACGATCTGACCGCCGCAGCCGACGCCATCCGCCTCTCACGCCGCACCCTCGCCACCATCAAGGGCAACCTGTTCTGGGCATTCGCCTACAACGTCATCGCGATCCCGGTCGCCATGTCGGGCCGCCTGTCGCCCGCCATCGCCGGTGCCGCCATGGCCTTCTCCAGCGTGTTCGTCGTCACCAACAGCCTCCGCCTCCGCCGCTTCGAGCCAGCCTGA
- a CDS encoding cupin domain-containing protein, with protein MEARSHHPDRTYPHLAAGPDLTLIDVGPDFWATIDDRPELHTGRLVTSFEMNADWDVWEMHPKGDELILVTEGKVRFRLDDDATVAELVVEAPEYVIVPTGVWHTADAMGPARLVIITWGDGTTHRPR; from the coding sequence ATGGAGGCTCGCTCACATCATCCGGACCGGACGTACCCACACCTGGCGGCGGGACCGGACCTGACGCTCATCGACGTCGGGCCCGACTTCTGGGCCACGATCGACGACCGACCCGAGCTGCACACCGGCCGACTCGTCACCTCGTTCGAGATGAACGCCGACTGGGACGTGTGGGAGATGCACCCGAAGGGCGACGAGTTGATCCTGGTCACCGAGGGCAAAGTCCGCTTCCGCCTCGACGACGACGCCACCGTCGCAGAACTGGTGGTCGAGGCGCCGGAGTACGTGATCGTCCCGACCGGCGTGTGGCACACCGCCGACGCCATGGGCCCGGCCCGCCTCGTCATCATCACCTGGGGCGACGGCACCACCCACCGCCCTCGCTGA
- a CDS encoding cation-translocating P-type ATPase gives MNAPASAPWTITGDEVVAALDSDIVRGLDDAQASGRLERDGPNELVEAPPVPFSERVVAQFKDPLVALLLAAIVISLIAWIAEGAEGFPIEPVVIATIVILNAALGLWQEMRTEQAVAALKDMTSPHALVIRNGRVVEILSSELVVGDVLALEEGDAVSADCRMVDSAGLDVAEAPLTGESQPVTKTTDPLATDTALADRTNMVYSGTAVTRGRGRAVVVATGMRTEIGKIAELLGAADSGETPLQRQISWLGKMLGILVVCLSVVVVGSVLLTSDDRSFTGVIDALVVGVSLAVAAVPEGLLAIMSIVLALGVQRMAEHGAIVKRLSSVETLGSASVICTDKTGTLTRNEMTVVAAVVGDVEIEITGVGYRPIGDAVLNGERLQSGPIAAELRYLLAAGALASDAAIESDGDDQWDVRGDPTEIAFLVAEHKVADVAAREARFDRLDVVPFTSERKMMTTLQRDGDDERMLMISKGAPDVLLDRCTRERRDGDDLPLDDERRAALLATVDGLADRALRTLAVAYREVERGATTIGPDHEEDMVWLGVVGIVDPPRDEVADSIREAHEAGIQVVMITGDHPRTAQRIADQLDVDAVHARVEPDDKLRIVAELQADGNVVSMTGDGVNDAPALRTADIGVAMGITGTEVSKEAADVILTDDNFSTILRAVREGREIFADLQKVIRYLLASNTGEVLVMLFGVLGAGLIGLDAVEGELAVPLLATQILWINLLTDSALAMALGVDPAVDEVMSRPPRGMEDRVIDKPMMVTIGLIGLVSSFVALLAFDLEMPGGFIEGDGDITTARTMVFTTLVIAQVGNAFNSRSDVVSAFVRPFENRLLWLAVAVTVLLQVAVVHLPFLNDAFDTVPLDAERWAVCCALAAVVLAAGEIRKVFTRAAMRRQPALS, from the coding sequence ATGAACGCACCTGCATCCGCCCCGTGGACCATCACTGGTGACGAGGTCGTCGCCGCGCTCGACAGCGACATCGTTCGAGGCCTCGACGATGCACAGGCGTCCGGCCGGCTCGAACGCGACGGCCCGAACGAGTTGGTCGAGGCACCGCCCGTGCCGTTCTCGGAACGGGTCGTCGCCCAGTTCAAGGACCCGCTCGTCGCCCTCCTCCTGGCGGCGATCGTGATCTCGCTCATCGCCTGGATCGCGGAAGGGGCCGAGGGCTTCCCGATCGAGCCGGTCGTGATCGCGACGATCGTGATCCTGAACGCCGCGCTCGGCCTGTGGCAGGAGATGCGCACCGAGCAGGCGGTCGCCGCGTTGAAGGACATGACGTCGCCGCACGCGCTCGTGATCCGGAACGGACGCGTCGTCGAGATCCTCTCGTCCGAGCTCGTCGTCGGCGACGTGCTCGCCCTCGAGGAGGGCGACGCCGTGAGCGCCGATTGCCGCATGGTCGACAGTGCCGGCCTCGACGTCGCCGAGGCACCGCTCACCGGCGAGAGCCAACCGGTCACCAAGACCACCGATCCGCTCGCGACCGACACTGCGCTCGCCGACCGCACCAACATGGTCTACAGCGGCACCGCAGTCACGCGCGGCCGCGGACGCGCTGTCGTCGTGGCGACCGGCATGCGCACCGAGATCGGCAAGATCGCCGAACTGCTCGGCGCCGCCGACTCCGGTGAGACACCACTCCAGCGTCAGATCTCGTGGCTCGGCAAGATGCTCGGCATCCTCGTCGTCTGCCTCTCGGTCGTGGTGGTCGGATCGGTCCTGCTGACCTCGGACGACCGCTCGTTCACCGGCGTGATCGACGCCCTCGTCGTCGGCGTCTCGCTGGCGGTCGCAGCAGTGCCGGAAGGGCTCCTGGCGATCATGTCGATCGTCCTGGCGCTCGGGGTGCAGCGGATGGCGGAGCACGGCGCGATCGTCAAACGGCTCTCGTCGGTCGAGACGCTCGGTTCGGCCTCGGTGATCTGCACCGACAAGACGGGCACCCTCACCCGCAACGAGATGACGGTCGTGGCCGCCGTCGTCGGCGACGTCGAAATCGAGATCACGGGTGTCGGCTACCGACCGATCGGCGATGCGGTGCTGAACGGCGAACGGCTCCAGAGCGGGCCCATCGCCGCCGAGCTGCGGTATCTGCTCGCGGCCGGAGCGCTGGCGAGCGACGCCGCGATCGAGTCCGACGGCGACGATCAGTGGGACGTGCGTGGCGACCCGACCGAGATCGCCTTCCTCGTCGCCGAGCACAAGGTCGCAGACGTCGCCGCCCGTGAGGCCCGCTTCGACCGGCTCGACGTCGTGCCGTTCACGTCCGAGCGGAAGATGATGACCACGTTGCAGCGCGATGGCGACGACGAGCGCATGCTGATGATCTCGAAGGGAGCGCCCGACGTCCTCCTCGACCGGTGCACCCGCGAACGACGAGACGGCGACGACCTCCCCCTCGACGACGAGCGCCGAGCGGCGCTCCTCGCCACGGTCGACGGCCTGGCCGACCGGGCGCTGCGGACCTTGGCGGTCGCCTACCGAGAGGTCGAGCGGGGGGCGACCACGATCGGCCCCGACCACGAGGAGGACATGGTCTGGCTGGGCGTGGTCGGCATCGTCGACCCGCCGCGCGACGAGGTCGCCGACTCGATCCGTGAGGCACACGAAGCCGGCATCCAGGTCGTCATGATCACCGGCGATCATCCGCGCACGGCGCAACGGATCGCCGATCAGCTCGACGTCGACGCCGTTCACGCCCGCGTCGAACCCGACGACAAGCTGCGCATCGTCGCGGAGCTGCAGGCCGACGGCAACGTCGTCTCGATGACGGGCGACGGCGTCAACGACGCTCCGGCGTTGCGAACCGCCGACATCGGCGTGGCGATGGGGATCACCGGCACCGAGGTCTCGAAGGAGGCCGCCGACGTGATCCTGACCGACGACAACTTCTCGACCATCCTGCGGGCGGTCCGCGAGGGCCGGGAGATCTTCGCCGACCTGCAGAAGGTCATCCGCTACCTGCTGGCGTCAAACACCGGCGAGGTGCTCGTGATGCTGTTCGGCGTGCTGGGCGCCGGCCTGATCGGGCTCGACGCCGTCGAGGGCGAGCTGGCGGTGCCGCTCCTCGCCACGCAGATCTTGTGGATCAACCTCCTGACCGACAGCGCCCTCGCGATGGCACTCGGCGTCGACCCCGCTGTCGACGAGGTGATGTCTCGCCCACCCCGGGGCATGGAGGACCGGGTGATCGACAAGCCGATGATGGTCACGATCGGGCTGATCGGACTCGTGTCGTCCTTCGTGGCGCTGCTCGCGTTCGACCTCGAGATGCCGGGCGGGTTCATCGAGGGCGATGGCGACATCACCACGGCACGCACGATGGTGTTCACGACGCTCGTGATCGCACAGGTCGGCAACGCCTTCAACTCGCGCAGCGACGTGGTCAGCGCCTTCGTTCGGCCGTTCGAGAACCGCCTGCTCTGGCTCGCCGTGGCCGTCACGGTGCTCTTGCAGGTCGCGGTGGTGCACCTGCCGTTCCTGAACGATGCGTTCGACACGGTGCCGCTCGACGCCGAGCGTTGGGCCGTCTGCTGCGCCCTTGCCGCCGTGGTCCTTGCCGCCGGCGAGATCCGCAAGGTGTTCACCCGAGCGGCGATGCGTCGTCAGCCGGCGCTGAGCTGA
- a CDS encoding sodium:calcium antiporter, whose protein sequence is MVVVWIVALIGGVVLAAVGSRRAVTSALVVSDRLGVSAGLVGVTVLAVGTDLPEIANSISASVTGHGDLNVGNATGSALTQITLVLALLIAASGFRLDLRERLDVVVTTGVATVIGLVLLLVLVSDGTLSRLDGLLLVTLWLASILLLRQSEPTPLRPRGGSGVGLEVGTTLLWLAIVAGAATVVVYSFVELADRFGVPEFVASALVLSLGTSLPELVVDWTAVRRGAGMLAIGDLFGSSLVDATLAAGIGPLIRSISVSDTAIAGTIVIAVGCAAATLVVATVRHPPVAATLLLGVYAAAVLVVVLV, encoded by the coding sequence GTGGTCGTGGTCTGGATCGTCGCGCTGATCGGCGGTGTCGTCCTCGCCGCGGTCGGCAGCCGTCGAGCCGTCACGTCGGCGCTCGTCGTGTCGGACCGATTGGGCGTGAGCGCCGGCCTGGTCGGGGTGACGGTGCTCGCCGTCGGCACCGACCTTCCCGAGATCGCCAACTCGATCAGTGCCTCGGTGACCGGTCACGGCGACCTCAACGTCGGCAACGCGACCGGATCGGCGCTGACCCAGATCACGCTCGTCCTCGCGCTGCTGATCGCGGCGAGCGGGTTCCGGCTCGACCTCCGGGAGCGTCTCGACGTGGTGGTGACGACCGGGGTCGCCACGGTGATCGGCCTGGTCCTCCTGCTGGTGCTGGTGAGCGACGGCACGTTGAGCCGACTCGACGGCCTGCTCCTCGTGACACTCTGGCTCGCCAGCATCCTCCTGCTCCGCCAGTCCGAGCCGACCCCGCTGCGGCCCCGGGGTGGCTCGGGCGTGGGCCTCGAGGTCGGCACGACGCTGCTGTGGTTGGCGATCGTGGCCGGAGCGGCGACCGTGGTGGTGTACTCGTTCGTCGAGCTGGCGGACCGGTTCGGGGTCCCGGAGTTCGTCGCCAGCGCACTCGTGCTCTCGCTCGGCACCTCGCTCCCGGAACTCGTCGTCGACTGGACCGCGGTCCGCCGGGGCGCCGGGATGCTGGCGATCGGCGACCTGTTCGGCTCGTCGCTGGTCGACGCCACGCTCGCGGCCGGCATCGGACCGCTGATCCGTTCGATCTCCGTGTCCGACACGGCGATCGCCGGGACGATCGTCATCGCCGTGGGCTGCGCCGCTGCCACGCTCGTGGTGGCGACGGTGAGGCACCCGCCGGTCGCTGCGACCCTCCTGCTCGGGGTCTACGCCGCTGCCGTGCTCGTGGTCGTGTTGGTGTGA
- a CDS encoding META domain-containing protein: MHTRRLSTLALAAALLTPLVAACGGDDDSGVTTDDLDGRTFVATSFEPDGIVEGSEITIDFAGGGLSANAGCNVQNGGYSVDDGNLQVDTMTSTMMACDDALMAQDDRIVVLLSSSPSVTLDGDTLTIQGDSTLVLTER; this comes from the coding sequence ATGCACACTCGACGCCTCTCGACCCTGGCCCTCGCGGCCGCACTCCTGACCCCACTCGTCGCCGCCTGCGGCGGTGACGACGACAGCGGCGTGACGACCGACGACCTCGACGGTCGCACGTTCGTCGCCACCTCGTTCGAGCCCGACGGCATCGTCGAAGGTTCGGAGATCACCATCGACTTCGCCGGGGGTGGTCTGTCGGCCAACGCCGGCTGCAACGTCCAGAACGGCGGCTACTCGGTCGACGACGGCAACCTCCAGGTCGACACCATGACGAGCACGATGATGGCGTGCGACGACGCGCTGATGGCACAGGACGACCGGATCGTCGTGCTGCTGTCGTCGTCACCGTCGGTCACCCTCGACGGCGACACCCTCACCATCCAGGGCGACAGCACCCTCGTCCTCACCGAGCGCTAG
- a CDS encoding molybdopterin-dependent oxidoreductase gives MSERIAVRTCPLCEAGCGLEITLTTGDDGTEAVKRIRGDRDDVFSGGYICPKGSTLGHLHDDPDRLRQPVVRRDGEFVAVSWDEAFATIEAGLMPLLQEHGRDSCAIYLGNPGAHSLGPMLYNRSLITALGSRNRFSASTVDQRPKELSAGLMFGSVSVPVPDLDRTDFLLMLGANPHASNGSLCTAPDFPGRLDRIQERGGTIVVVDPRRSETAERADRHLAIRPGGDAHLLAAIANVLVTDGLADVGRLAEHTNALDDVVDALGPFTPERVETATGLDADTIRTLAHDVAAAPTAAVYGRIGTCTQEFGTLASWLVDIVNLLSGNLDRVGGAMFAKGAVGQPSTKGAPGTGRGIRIGRVTSRAGGRPESLGEFPVTALPEEIETPGDGQVRALITVAGNPVSSNPNSERLDAALGSLEFMVSIDPYINETTRHADVILPPPSALEKSHYDIALLNFAVHNVANYSPAVIDAPDDQPEEWEIILRLAGLLGGGGANTDIDAVDDQIAAAVLGSAVRDEHSSIHGRDPAELNEQLDGRRGPERLLDIMLRTGPYGDGFGTDPDGLSLAVLEANPHGVDLGALEADRVPDVLRTPSGKIEAFPDAMRADMDRFTASLDREADDMVLVGRRHVRSNNSWMHNVRVLTKGRNRCTLQVHPDDADRLGLRDGAPATVQSRVGEVSIDVEVTDGIRPGVVSIPHGFGQNLPGVQLRVAQEYRGVNTNVLTDELFYDEISGNIALNGVPVTVSPS, from the coding sequence ATGAGTGAGCGCATCGCTGTTCGCACGTGTCCGCTGTGCGAGGCCGGGTGCGGCCTCGAGATCACCCTCACCACCGGCGACGACGGCACCGAGGCGGTAAAGCGCATCCGCGGCGACCGGGACGACGTGTTCTCGGGCGGCTACATCTGCCCGAAGGGTTCGACGCTCGGCCACCTCCACGATGATCCCGACCGCCTGCGGCAGCCGGTCGTGCGGCGTGACGGCGAGTTCGTCGCTGTGTCGTGGGACGAGGCGTTCGCCACGATCGAGGCGGGTCTGATGCCGCTGCTCCAGGAGCACGGCCGGGACTCGTGTGCGATCTACCTCGGCAACCCCGGCGCACACAGCCTCGGCCCGATGCTGTACAACCGCAGCCTCATCACGGCGCTCGGGAGCCGCAATCGATTCTCCGCCTCGACGGTCGACCAACGACCGAAGGAATTGTCCGCCGGCCTGATGTTCGGTTCGGTGAGCGTGCCGGTGCCCGACCTCGACCGGACCGACTTCCTCCTGATGCTCGGCGCCAACCCCCACGCCTCCAACGGTTCGCTGTGCACCGCACCCGACTTCCCGGGGCGCCTCGATCGGATCCAGGAACGCGGCGGCACGATCGTCGTCGTCGACCCGCGACGCAGCGAGACGGCCGAACGGGCCGACCGACACCTCGCGATCCGACCCGGTGGCGATGCACACCTGCTCGCCGCGATCGCCAACGTGCTCGTCACCGACGGGCTCGCCGATGTCGGCCGACTCGCCGAACACACGAACGCGCTCGACGACGTGGTCGACGCGCTCGGTCCGTTCACGCCCGAACGGGTCGAAACGGCGACCGGACTCGACGCCGACACGATTCGCACCCTCGCACACGATGTGGCGGCCGCACCCACTGCCGCGGTGTACGGCCGAATCGGCACGTGCACGCAGGAGTTCGGCACGCTCGCCTCGTGGCTCGTCGACATCGTCAACCTGCTGAGCGGCAACCTCGACCGGGTCGGCGGCGCGATGTTCGCCAAGGGCGCCGTCGGCCAGCCGTCGACGAAGGGCGCTCCGGGCACCGGTCGCGGCATCCGGATCGGTCGCGTGACGAGTCGTGCCGGAGGGAGGCCGGAGTCGCTCGGCGAGTTCCCGGTGACCGCACTCCCGGAGGAGATCGAGACGCCGGGCGACGGCCAGGTGCGGGCGCTCATCACCGTTGCCGGCAACCCGGTGTCGTCGAACCCCAACTCGGAGCGTCTCGACGCAGCGCTCGGATCGCTCGAGTTCATGGTGTCGATCGACCCGTACATCAACGAGACGACCCGCCACGCCGACGTGATCCTGCCGCCGCCGTCCGCGCTCGAGAAGAGCCACTACGACATCGCGCTGCTCAACTTCGCGGTCCACAACGTGGCCAACTACTCCCCCGCCGTCATCGATGCGCCCGACGACCAGCCCGAGGAATGGGAGATCATCCTGCGCCTCGCCGGACTCCTCGGCGGCGGCGGGGCGAACACTGACATCGACGCAGTCGACGATCAGATCGCGGCAGCCGTACTCGGGTCGGCCGTTCGCGACGAGCACTCGTCGATCCACGGGCGCGACCCGGCCGAACTGAACGAGCAACTCGACGGTCGCCGGGGACCGGAGCGACTCCTCGACATCATGCTCCGCACCGGTCCGTACGGCGACGGCTTCGGCACCGATCCCGACGGGCTGTCGCTGGCGGTCCTCGAAGCCAACCCGCACGGGGTCGACCTGGGCGCGCTCGAAGCCGATCGGGTGCCCGACGTGTTGCGCACCCCATCGGGGAAGATCGAGGCGTTCCCCGACGCGATGCGAGCCGACATGGATCGCTTCACCGCGTCGCTCGACCGCGAGGCAGACGACATGGTGCTCGTCGGACGGCGTCACGTCCGGTCGAACAACTCGTGGATGCACAACGTGCGCGTGCTGACCAAAGGTCGCAACCGGTGCACCCTGCAGGTACACCCCGACGACGCCGACCGACTCGGCTTGCGTGACGGTGCTCCCGCCACGGTGCAGTCCCGTGTCGGCGAGGTGTCGATCGACGTCGAGGTCACCGACGGCATCCGTCCGGGTGTCGTCAGCATCCCGCACGGCTTCGGCCAGAACCTGCCCGGCGTCCAGCTGCGGGTCGCGCAGGAGTACCGAGGTGTCAACACGAACGTGCTGACCGACGAGCTGTTCTACGACGAGATCAGCGGCAACATCGCCCTCAACGGGGTCCCGGTGACCGTCTCGCCGAGCTGA